The proteins below come from a single Tribolium castaneum strain GA2 chromosome 9, icTriCast1.1, whole genome shotgun sequence genomic window:
- the LOC100142601 gene encoding phosphoribosylformylglycinamidine synthase, translating into MVVEASISRFYQKPGCTTAKKAELLLKLQQKNEKLADLETELCYHVETTAPLSPNDKTLIKWLLRDPFQPGNLSETTHLSEGGSSVIVEVGPRFNFSTSNSTNAVSISRNLGLSHVVRMEVSRRYKLVFHGAVSKVDEIASALYDRMTECRYTPENIPKKSFNEKLVKKEDIREIDVMKKGEVAVKEINDELGLAFDDADFKYYTNLFKNVLKRNPTNVELFDLAQSNSEHSRHWFFKGKMVIDGVEHKESLIDMIVDTQNHTNPNNVIKFSDNSSAMKGYVHRSLRPVTSGTTSELRETNAESHLIFTAETHNFPTGVAPFSGATTGTGGRIRDVQSVGRGGYCIAGTAGYSVGNLNIPGYNLPWEDSKFEYPNNFAPPLEILVEASNGASDYGNKFGEPLICGFVRSFGMVDAAGERKEWIKPIMFSGGIGTMEANMTEKFPPKKGHQIIKIGGPVYRIGVGGGSASSVEVQGDNKAELDFNAVQRGDAEMEQKLNRVVRACLELGKDNPIVSIHDQGAGGNGNVLKELVEPVGGIIYANKFELGDPTINVLELWGAEYQENNALLCEKENLELLKNICKRERCPINIVGEVTGTGRVVLAMDESQKVVPFNLELTHVLGKMPQKVFKLERKTPLLKELTLPDALSIYSTLERVLRLPSVSSKRYLTNKVDRCVTGLIAQQQCVGPLHTPLADVAVTAISHFGYEGIASSIGEQPIKGLVNTAAGARMTVAEALSNLVFALISDIRDVKCSGNWMWAAKLPGEGAALYDACKAMCDIMSGLGIAIDGGKDSLSMAARVGRDTVKAPGTLVVSTYAPCPDVRKVVTPDLKAPATGKVGHLLFVDLSHGYNRLGGTAVAQVFGQLGKESPDVHNVEELKNAFIATQKLIRDGAIQAGHDVSDGGLIVCLLEMCFAGICGMEVQIGHKQGKTIPILFNEEVGWVLEVLEADLNHCMDVFQKHKVPVYKIGKSIGCGVDSKITISVNNACIESTVLPLMRMWEETSYRLELQQTIKSCADSEYNSLTSRKHPEYRLTFDPDAKSEIKKPAVVKVAVLREEGTNGDREMAAALVRAGFKVWDVTMQDLLSGKVNLGEFRGIIFPGGFSYADVLGSAKGWAGSILFNKTVKEQFDKFYARPDTFSLGVCNGCQLMAMIGWVGELSADNSPNIVLEHNISERFECRWNTIRIEKSPAIMLKDMHDSVFGVWSAHGEGRFTFKNSSIYDDLVKNNCVGLRFTDDEGNPTETYPMNPNGSIAGTAGICSKDGRHLAMMPHPERCDQPYLWPYMPPSWQHFQKSPWEKMFRNAYEWCCS; encoded by the exons aaaaaatgaaaaactggCCGATTTGGAAACCGAGCTTTGCTACCACGTTGAAACAACAGCCCCGTTGTCGCCCAATGACAAGACCTTGATCAAATGGCTGTTGCGGGACCCCTTCCAGCCCGGCAACCTCTCCGAAACCACTCACTTATCGGAAGGGGGCTCAAGTGTGATTGTGGAAGTGGGGCCCCGCTTCAATTTCTCCACTTCGAATTCGACCAATGCCGTTTCCATTTCGCGGAATTTGGGGCTGTCGCACGTCGTGCGTATGGAAGTCTCGAGACGGTATAAGCTTGTCTTCCATGGGGCTGTGTCCAAGGTTGATGAAATTGCGTCAGCTTTGTACGATCGCATGACTGAATGTCGGTACACGCCGGAGAATATTCCCAAGAAGAGTTTTAACGAGAAGTTGGTCAAGAAGGAAGATATTAGGGAGATTGATGTGATGAAGAAGGGCGAAGTCGCCGTTAAAGAAATAAACGATGAGCTGGGTTTAGCGTTCGACGATGctgattttaaatattatacgaatttgtttaaaaatgtgctGAAACGGAATCCGACCAATGTTGAGTTGTTTGATTTGGCGCAATCGAACAGTGAGCACAGTCGGCATTGGTTTTTTAAGGGGAAAATGGTTATTGATGGAGTGGAACATAAGGAATCTCTCATTGACATGATTGTCGATACACAGAATCACACCAACCCGAATAATGTCATCAAGTTCAGCGACAATAGCAG TGCCATGAAAGGCTACGTCCATCGCAGCCTTCGCCCCGTCACCTCAGGCACTACCAGCGAACTCCGCGAAACTAACGCCGAATCTCACTTAATTTTCACCGCCGAAACGCACAATTTCCCCACCGGTGTGGCCCCATTCAGTGGCGCCACCACTGGAACCGGTGGCCGAATCCGCGATGTTCAAAGTGTTGGACGTGGCGGTTATTGTATTGCCGGTACAGCCGGTTACTCAGTCGGTAACCTCAACATTCCCGGTTATAACCTACCGTGGGAAGACTCCAAGTTTGAATATCCGAATAATTTTGCGCCACCACTTGAAATTCTAGTCGAGGCTAGTAATGGGGCTTCCGATTACGGAAATAAATTTGGGGAACCGTTGATTTGCGGTTTCGTGCGATCGTTCGGAATGGTGGATGCAGCAGGAGAGAGGAAAGAATGGATTAAACCGATCATGTTTAGTGGAGGGATCGGGACGATGGAAGCCAACATGACGGAGAAATTTCCCCCGAAAAAGGGGCACCAAATTATTAAGATTggaggaccggtttataggaTTGGCGTAGGGGGAGGGTCGGCTAGTTCAGTGGAGGTCCAAGGGGATAATAAGGCCGAGCTTGACTTCAACGCAGTACAGCgag GTGACGCCGAAATGGAACAGAAACTGAACCGAGTGGTGCGTGCGTGTCTCGAATTGGGCAAAGACAACCCCATTGTGAGTATCCACGATCAAGGCGCTGGTGGAAATGGAAACGTCCTTAAAGAATTAGTTGAACCAGTCGGTGGTATAATCTATGCCAACAAATTCGAACTGGGTGACCCCACAATCAACGTCCTTGAACTATGGGGCGCCGAATACCAAGAAAACAACGCCCTCTTGTgcgaaaaagaaaatttagaaCTGTTGAAAAACATCTGCAAACGCGAACGTTGTCCAATCAACATTGTTGGCGAAGTGACCGGAACTGGACGAGTAGTCCTGGCCATGGACGAATCACAGAAAGTCGTTCCATTTAATTTAGAACTGACGCACGTATTAG GGAAAATGCCACAGAAGGTGTTCAAACTTGAACGCAAAACGCCCCTCCTTAAAGAACTGACACTTCCCGACGCCCTCTCGATTTACAGCACTTTGGAGCGCGTCCTGCGTTTGCCCTCAGTTTCCAGCAAACGCTACCTCACCAATAAAGTTGACCGTTGTGTTACCGGTCTCATAGCGCAACAACAATGCGTAGGCCCCCTTCACACACCCCTTGCCGATGTTGCCGTTACGGCAATTTCTCATTTCGGTTACGAGGGCATAGCGTCATCAATCGGCGAACAACCAATCAAAGGACTTGTCAATACTGCAGCCGGTGCTCGTATGACAGTCGCCGAAGCCCTCTCGAATCTCGTTTTTGCACTTATAAGTGACATTCGTGATGTCAAATGCAGTGGTAACTGGATGTGGGCGGCGAAATTGCCAGGTGAAGGCGCCGCCCTCTACGATGCTTGCAAGGCCATGTGCGATATCATGTCAGGCCTTGGAATTGCCATAGATGGCGGTAAAGACTCTCTAAGTATGGCGGCGAGAGTTGGTAGAGACACTGTTAAGGCACCCGGAACTTTGGTCGTTTCGACTTATGCTCCGTGTCCGGATGTCCGGAAAGTAGTAACTCCGGATTTGAAAGCACCTGCCACCGGAAAAGTGGGGCATTTGTTGTTCGTTGATTTATCGCATGGGTACAATAGGCTAGGTGGCACTGCAGTCGCACAAGTGTTTGGACAATTGGGCAAGGAAAGTCCAGATGTGCATAATGTAGAAGAGttgaaaaatgcatttatCGCAACGCAGAAATTGATAAGAGATGGCGCTATTCAGGCAGGACATGACGTCAGCGACGGTGGCTTGATTGTGTGCTTGTTGGAAATGTGTTTCGCTGGAATTTGCGGAATGGAAGTCCAAATCGGGCACAAGCAAGGGAAGACAATCCCGATTTTGTTCAATGAGGAAGTTGGCTGGGTTTTGGAGGTGTTGGAGGCTGATTTGAATCATTGCATGGATGTTTTCcag aaacatAAAGTCCCGGTTTACAAAATCGGCAAAAGCATCGGTTGCGGAGTGGATTCGAAAATCACAATTTCAGTCAACAACGCATGTATCGAAAGCACAGTCTTGCCACTCATGCGTATGTGGGAGGAAACCAGCTACAGACTGGAGCTCCAACAAACGATCAAATCATGTGCCGACTCTGAATACAACTCGCTAACATCACGAAAACACCCTGAATACAGACTAACTTTCGATCCGGACGCAAAATCCGAAATCAAAAAACCGGCAGTTGTGAAAGTTGCCGTCTTAAGAGAGGAGGGAACAAATGGCGACCGGGAGATGGCAGCAGCTTTAGTGCGAGCTGGATTCAAAGTTTGGGACGTAACCATGCAAGATTTACTCAGTGGAAAGGTGAATTTGGGTGAATTCCGCGGTATTATATTCCCTGGAGGGTTCAGTTATGCCG atgTTTTGGGCTCGGCTAAAGGCTGGGCTGGAAGTATCCTCTTCAATAAAACCGTCAAGGAACAGTTTGACAAGTTTTACGCCCGCCCTGACACCTTCAGTCTTGGTGTTTGCAACGGTTGCCAACTTATGGCAATGATCGGGTGGGTTGGCGAACTCAGTGCTGACAACTCTCCGAACATTGTGCTCGAACACAACATTTCCGAACGGTTCGAATGCCGTTGGAATACAATCCGAATTGAAAAATCCCCAGCCATTATGTTGAAAGACATGCACGATTCAGTCTTTGGTGTGTGGTCAGCACACGGTGAAGGCCGTTTTACGTTCAAAAATTCGTCGATTTATGACGATTTGGTTAAAAATAACTGCGTCGGTTTGAGATTCACCGACGACGAGGGGAATCCCACTGAAACCTACCCAATGAACCCTAACGGCAGCATTGCCGGTACTGCAGGAATCTGCTCAAAGGATGGTCGCCACTTGGCTATGATGCCGCATCCGGAACGTTGCGACCAACCGTATTTGTGGCCATACATGCCCCCAAGTTGGCAACACTTCCAGAAAAGCCCCTGGGAGAAAATGTTCCGAAACGCCTATGAATGGTGCTGTagttaa
- the LOC655269 gene encoding sortilin-related receptor — MNCLLVLLLLCHYFVENGTAEHEKYRRTIHGYEDPPSNGKKTFIIERNFETGGHNVEKRSIVSTDDSKIIQKINYLNDTHKQLMVHWVGEGSNVIICLARHSSLETLAGDVKVGPSAVYISYDYGDTYVNKTDLFKLSDGSYATLEKFYNHPKYNTHFVFADVNHKVLYVTANHGRDIKRIDLDFTPSDVSFHELQPSVFVVLDKVDHLHKLWVTEDFGNSFRATQDFVKATYWIKENDLRHTLLIQRMEPSGYNAILSSSDLFSNRTVMVQATGIKEFFVKGDYLFTTKLSSKGVLELYVSYKLGKKIKCVFDTTLEIRSYFIVDVTSNRALVAVSHADTVSHLYVSENLDNSEGVVKFTLSLEDVLCYFPNSTWHDTWIHHVSEEAFADVYKVEGLSGIYIASRVLTKPQGNNLGPQHLGSVITFDHGRSWRLIQAPFRDVEGQPTSCSVQQNCSLHLSQKFSQLYPDTRSISILSSKSAPGLLIATGVLGKSLKGHYGVYISSDAGQTWRQTLRDLYFFNMGDHGGILTAVKYFKLRGETRHVLYSTDEGETWKQAAFHDQNIRLYGLMTEPGENTTVFTMFGSLPEEHQWIIIKLDLIKAFAYNCSKDDYKPWSPSQSDENRSYIPCVLGQQVTYHRRMPHANCYNGEDFDVPISMTPCGCDIYDYECDFGFIRSEKPGNCVRNTSITSDPYRIPATCKPGKFYKRTKGYRKIQGDVCVDGFENHYMPEEIPCPFNEVDDFLLFAQRERISRFNLVTRKLEELPVKNLKNVIAIDFDMRNNCVYWADIALDTIGRQCLNDSEPEILVSSDLASIEGMALDWISNTLYFVDGIRSKIELIRTDVNHSGRMRRTVLKGDVLKKPRGIALHPKAGYMFWTDWSVERPSVNRADLDGSNVVKLFGKPRVEWPNGITIDYIAERIYWVDARQDYIASSDLHGDFLKIIISQNDVVSHPFAVAVFKNTMYWDDWKRNAIFSADKDTYHGVEILQKQLPGLMDLKVYAHGLQVGTNACTASKCSYICVSKPKKNSSCLCPDGMEYNNGRCLCPGHVPPLANFTCPPVQNTCSSNHFTCRNGLCVPKGWKCDGEDDCGDSSDEAHCGMQSCPPNYFVCGDGKCLPQYWKCDYDYDCSDGSDEVDCPKQNCTDGQFTCKNGRCIAEKWKCDGENDCRDGSDELNCEPVEPHVCKSEEFQCKVGGVKCIPSTWQCDGEKDCRDGSDEMNCKNNTCLDIQFSCGEPNNRCIYKTWVCDGDKDCPNGSDEVNCTTPAIPDTSDATDQFIPKNGTCQDWMFRCQNQRCIPYWWKCDQADDCGDGSDELGCFPSHAPTPKSTTTPPVTTCGNNQFECMGGTCIFSSWVCDGMEDCVGGEDERHCEGVRNCTKDEFKCHVDGSCIPLAAVCNRQPDCPDLTDESLCDHNLPNGPATPSCSKGYFPCDGGSCYPLAALCDGRVDCRDGYDELNCTKTSRVYQVLRMGVDERSINETSLLLYWWITDPPVGKLEFLPSISKVGENVWENKTWMKDMEYKFTNLQPATQYNMTIYVRVQNTSKVFLPAKYFVAFTAESIPSEPWNVTAVQTNGSHVLLSWNKPTHPNGQIVNYEICWYPPNPPIKLKLNGNETAHLLSAYFEPDKYYNFYVIAHNHKYESKRSKVTTLKFDGDAKLHAVENLRVDKKSETSVTLSWKYNKTVEGFAVAIIPPNDYPRMLPRVTNTQSITVDKLAPGTRYTFKVNAYKNAFTGPEVDIIVVTDGVMLPEVPSLQGKLVKEVGTSVKLSWGVPKDSRKVKWTYGVYYGIDADQLYEKSRFETTDLTTTINDLKACEYYTFMVGVVGPYGQGPLSKSLQISTFTNKKAPPTNLNVKEVEHNPLKMMITWVPSCPTIAEPIGHMIRVYERTTGKISSYGKPPGNYSHVLNVKYGAIYDISVATREVDAIYTPNVTYYAPPILPPHEVKTTIEQNGSFVVDWQEADVPKAVGPFKYEVLVSEGNTLDEATARRFRVDKPPFIYTNSSSNMYTFAVQIVADSGYKSITSEKLSATVLELPTTMGGTNLWLILVLTILSIVVVVTLGVFIVKHRRLQNSFTRFANSHYDTRSGAATFDDNGLEEEESPQITGFSDDEPLVIA, encoded by the exons ATGAACTGTCTCCttgttttgttattgttgTGCCATTATTTCGTGGAAAATGGCACAGCCGAACACGAAAAGTACAGACGAACGATACATGGGTACGAGGATCCGCCAAGCAATGGCAAAAAAACCTTCATTATTGAGCGAAATTTCGAAACCGGGGGACACAACGTCGAAAAAAGATCTATCGTGTCCACTGATGACAGTAAAATCATACAGAAG ATAAATTATCTGAATGACACACACAAACAACTGATGGTGCATTGGGTGGGCGAAGGTAGCAACGTTATTATTTGCCTAGCACGTCACTCGTCTCTTGAAACATTGGCTGGGGATGTAAAAGTTGGACCATCGGCCGTTTATATTTCCTACGATTATGGCGACACTTATGTCAACAAAACtgatctttttaaattatcggACGGGTCTTATGCCACTTTGGAAAAGTTTTACAACCATCCGAAATACAACACACAT tttgtttttgcCGACGTAAACCATAAAGTACTCTACGTAACGGCGAATCACGGCCGTGACATAAAACGCATCGACTTGGATTTCACACCGAGCGACGTTTCGTTTCACGAACTGCAACCGTCAGTGTTTGTCGTTTTGGATAAAGTCGATCATCTGCATAAATTATGGGTGACTGAAGATTTCggtaatagttttcgagcgaCACAGGATTTCGTCAAAGCCACTTATTGGATCAAAGAGAATGATTTGAGACACACTTTATTGATACAAAGGATGGAACCGAGTGGTTATAACGCGATTTTATCATCGAGCGATTTATTCTCGAATCGAACGGTTATGGTCCAAGCCACCGGTATTAAGGAGTTCTTCGTCAAAGGCGATTATCTCTTCACGACCAAATTATCGAGCAAAGGAGTGCTCGAGTTGTACGTTTCGTATAAACTTGGGAAGaaaattaagtgtgttttcGATACGACTTTAGAGATTCGGAGCTATTTCATTGTTGATGTTACTTCGAATCGGGCTCTTGTGGCAGTGAGTCATGCCGATACTGTCTCACATTTGTACGTTTCGGAGAATTTGGACAACAGTGAGGGAGTTGTTAAATTCACACTGTCACTAGAAGACGTCCTTTGCTATTTTCCGAACAGTACATGGCACGATACTTGGATCCACCACGTCTCAGAGGAAGCTTTCGCCGATGTTTACAAAGTCGAAGGTCTCTCAGGCATTTACATCGCCTCACGTGTCTTAACCAAACCCCAGGGTAACAATCTCGGTCCGCAACACTTAGGTTCGGTTATAACCTTCGACCACGGCCGATCTTGGCGTCTGATCCAAGCCCCTTTCCGTGATGTCGAAGGACAACCGACTTCCTGCTCCGTCCAACAGAATTGCTCCCTCCATTTGAGCCAAAAGTTCAGTCAATTGTACCCCGATACTAGATCTATTAGTATTCTATCGAGTAAATCGGCGCCTGGGCTTTTAATCGCAACAGGTGTTTTGGGAAAATCACTTAAAGGACATTACGGTGTTTATATAAGTAGTGATGCGGGACAGACGTGGAGACAGACTTTGAGGgatttgtatttctttaataTGGGTGACCATGGTGGGATTTTAACAGCGGTTAAGTATTTTAAATTGAGGGGGGAGACGAGGCATGTTTTGTATTCAACGGACGAGGGAGAGACATGGAAACAGGCGGCTTTTCACGATCAGAATATTCGCTTGTATGGGCTTATGACCGAACCGGGGGAAAACACGACAGTGTTTACGATGTTTGGCTCCTTGCCGGAGGAACATCAGTGGATTATTATCAAGCTGGATTTAATAAAGGCCTTCGCCTATAACTGCTCAAAA GACGACTACAAGCCGTGGTCCCCGAGCCAAAGCGACGAAAACCGCAGTTACATCCCTTGCGTTTTGGGCCAACAAGTCACCTACCACCGTCGCATGCCCCACGCTAATTGTTACAACGGTGAAGATTTCGACGTCCCCATCTCAATGACACCGTGCGGTTGCGATATTTACGACTACGAGTGTGATTTTGGTTTCATCCGTTCGGAAAAACCCGGCAATTGCGTCCGCAACACTTCAATCACCAGCGATCCTTACCGTATTCCCGCCACTTGCAAACCGGGCAAATTTTACAAACGGACGAAAGGCTACCGAAAAATCCAAGGCGATGTTTGCGTCGACGGCTTTGAGAATCATTACATGCCGGAGGAAATCCCCTGTCCGTTTAACGAAGTTGACGATTTCCTCTTGTTTGCGCAACGGGAGAGAATCAGTCGGTTTAATCTCGTGACAAGGAAACTCGAAGAGCTTCCGGttaagaatttgaaaaatgtgatCGCGATTGATTTCGATATGCGGAATAATTGCGTGTATTGGGCCGATATTGCATTGGATACGATCGGACGGCAGTGTTTGAACGACAGTGAGCCGGAGATTTTGGTTTCGAGTGATTTGGCCTCGATTGAAGGCATGGCTTTGGATTGGATTTCCAATACTTTGTATTTTGTCGATGGGATTCGGTCAAAGATTGAGTTGATCAGGACTGATGTTAATCACAGTGGGAGAATGCGTAGAACTGTGTTAAAAGGCGACGTTTTGAAGAAACCACGAGGGATTGCCTTGCACCCCAAAGCTGGGTACATGTTCTGGACTGACTGGTCGGTGGAACGGCCTTCGGTCAACCGAGCTGACTTGGACGGTTCCAATGTGGTTAAACTGTTCGGCAAACCTCGGGTCGAATGGCCCAATGGTATAACCATCGACTACATCGCCGAACGCATCTACTGGGTGGACGCCCGTCAAGACTACATCGCCTCCAGTGACTTGCACGGCGATTTCCTCAAGATAATAATCTCGCAAAACGACGTTGTCTCACACCCGTTTGCCGTCGCAGTTTTCAAAAACACAATGTATTGGGACGATTGGAAACGTAACGCGATTTTTAGCGCCGATAAGGACACCTATCACGGCGTGGAAATCCTCCAGAAGCAATTGCCAGGTCTCATGGACCTTAAAGTCTACGCGCACGGCCTCCAAGTGGGCACGAACGCCTGCACTGCCTCCAAATGCTCATACATTTGTGTCAGCAAACCGAAAAAGAACTCGTCTTGTTTATGCCCCGATGGCATGGAATACAACAACGGACGGTGTCTCTGCCCGGGGCATGTGCCCCCATTGGCTAACTTCACCTGTCCGCCGGTGCAAAACACCTGCAGTTCGAATCATTTCACGTGTCGGAACGGTCTATGTGTGCCCAAAGGCTGGAAGTGTGATGGTGAAGATGATTGTGGCGATTCCTCCGATGAGGCGCACTGTGGCATGCAGAGTTGCCCACCGAATTATTTCGTTTGTGGTGATGGCAAGTGTTTGCCACAGTATTGGAAGTGTGACTATGACTATGATTGTTCGGACGGGTCGGATGAAGTGGATTGTCCGAAACAGAACTGCACCGATGGGCAATTTACGTGTAAGAATGGCCGGTGTATTGCAGAGAAGTGGAAGTGTGATGGGGAAAATGATTGTCGGGATGGGTCAGATGAGTTGAATTGTGAACCGGTGGAGCCACACGTGTGTAAAA GTGAGGAGTTCCAGTGCAAGGTTGGTGGTGTTAAATGTATACCATCGACGTGGCAATGCGACGGTGAAAAGGATTGTCGAGATGGGTCAGATGAAatgaattgcaaaaataatacgTGTCTCGATATTCAATTTTCGTGTGGTGAACCCAACAATCGTTGTATTTACAAAACATGGGTGTGTGACGGTGATAAAGACTGTCCCAATGGCAGTGACGAAGTCAATTGTACGACTCCTGCAATCCCTGATACAAGCGATGCCACTGATCAGTTTATACCCAAA AACGGGACGTGTCAGGATTGGATGTTCCGTTGCCAGAACCAGCGCTGCATCCCCTATTGGTGGAAGTGCGATCAAGCCGACGATTGCGGCGACGGCAGCGATGAACTTGGTTGTTTCCCAAGCCATGCCCCGACGCCCAAGTCCACAACCACACCCCCTGTTACGACTTGTGGTAACAACCAATTCGAGTGTATGGGCGGGACTTGTATCTTTTCGTCGTGGGTGTGCGACGGTATGGAGGATTGTGTGGGCGGTGAAGATGAACGACATTGTGAAGGTGTACGTAATTGCACCAAAGACGAGTTCAAATGTCACGTGGATGGAAGTTGTATACCGTTGGCAGCGGTTTGTAATCGACAGCCGGATTGTCCCGATTTGACAGATGAGTCTTTGTGTGATCATAATCTACCGAACGGACCAGCCACGCCCTCGTGTTCAAAAGGGTACTTCCCTTGTGATGGAGGTAGTTGTTACCCATTGGCTGCATTGTGCGATGGGCGTGTTGATTGTCGCGACGGTTACGACGAATTAAATTGCACGAAAACATCAAGGGTGTATCAAGTGTTACGAATGGGCGTGGACGAACGGAGTATTAACGAGACGAGTCTTTTGCTCTACTGGTGGATCACAGACCCGCCAGTCGGTAAATTAGAGTTCTTACCGTCGATTAGTAAAGTGGGAGAGAATGTTTGGGAAAACAAAACGTGGATGAAGGACATGGAGTATaaatttaccaatttgcaaCCGGCGACTCAATACAATATGACGATTTATGTCAGGGTTCAAAATACGAGCAAAGTGTTTTTACCTGCGAAATATTTCGTGGCTTTTACGGCTGAAA gcaTTCCAAGTGAGCCTTGGAACGTGACAGCTGTTCAAACGAACGGTTCTCATGTTCTTTTGTCTTGGAATAAACCAACGCATCCCAACGGCCAAATCGTCAATTACGAGATATGTTGGTACCCACCGAACCCACCAATCAAATTGAAGCTGAACGGTAACGAAACCGCCCATTTGCTCTCCGCCTACTTCGAGCCCGATAAATATTACaacttttat gTAATCGCCCACAATCACAAGTATGAAAGTAAGCGCTCAAAAGTCACGACTTTGAAATTCGATGGCGACGCTAAACTCCACGCTGTCGAAAATTTAAGAGTGGACAAAAAATCCGAAACTAGCGTCACACTATCGTGGAAATATAACAAAACAGTTGAAGGTTTCGCCGTTGCGATAATTCCACCCAATGACTATCCGCGAATGTTACCACGTGTCACCAACACACAATCCATCACTGTCGATAAGTTAGCGCCCGGTACCCGCTACACGTTCAAGGTTAACGCTTACAAAAATGCATTCACCGGCCCCGAAGTTGACATAATCGTGGTAACTGACGGCGTCATGTTACCAGAAGTGCCGTCACTTCAAGGAAAATTGGTCAAAGAAGTCGGAACTTCGGTCAAATTGAGTTGGGGAGTTCCGAAAGATTCGAGAAAAGTCAAGTGGACGTATGGTGTTTATTATGGAATTGACGCCGATCAGTTATATGAAA aatcgAGATTTGAAACAACTGATTTGACGACAACCATCAACGATTTAAAAGCTTGCGAGTATTATACTTTCATGGTCGGAGTTGTGGGACCGTATGGTCAAGGCCCACTATCAAAGAGCTTACAAATCAGTACGTTTACGAATAAGAAGGCACCGCCGACAAATCTGAACGTCAAGGAAGTGGAACACAATCCGTTGAAAATGATGATCACGTGGGTGCCTTCGTGTCCGACCATCGCCGAACCCATCGGCCATATG atCCGTGTCTATGAAAGAACAACCGGTAAAATATCCTCGTATGGCAAACCACCTGGGAATTACAGTCACGTCTTGAATGTAAAATACGGCGCTATCTATGACATAAGCGTGGCAACACGCGAAGTGGACGCCATCTACACACCCAACGTGACTTATTACGCCCCGCCCATTTTGCCTCCACACGAAGTGAAAACAACCATTGAACAGAACGGTAGTTTTGTTGTCGATTGGCAAGAAGCCGACGTTCCCAAGGCCGTAGGGCCGTTTAAATACGAAGTTTTGGTTTCTGAAGGAAATACTCTGGACGAGGCAACGGCGAGGCGTTTTCGAGTGGACAAACCACCATTTATCTACACTAACAGTTCATCGAATATGTACACTTTCGCGGTCCAAATCGTGGCTGATAGTGGGTACAAATCGATCACATCGGAGAAGTTGAGTGCAACGGTTTTGGAACTGCCCACGACCATGGGTGGTACCAATCTCTGGTTGATTTTGGTGCTCACGATTTTGTCAATAGTCGTGGTGGTAACACTGGGTGTGTTTATAGTGAAACATCGCCGCTTACAGAATAGTTTCACGCGATTTGCAAATTCGCATTATGATACGCGGTCAGGGGCGGCGACTTTTGACGATAATGGATTAGAGGAGGAGGAAAGTCCGCAAATAACAGGGTTTTCGGATGACGAGCCGCTCGTTATCGCGTAG